A window of Chelmon rostratus isolate fCheRos1 chromosome 18, fCheRos1.pri, whole genome shotgun sequence genomic DNA:
TGAGTTTCTGCATTGAGTATcgtgcagaaaaacagcaacacagcattACTGGTTGTGATGAGGGAGATGACTGAGAGCGGAGTCAATAAGGAGATAATGATGGCAGTAAACACGACTACATGCATGAGAGATTATTGACTGAATTTATGTCTGCTACTTATGTGAGCGCTCTAATCAAATTCCTCTTGGAGATGAGTGAATACCTTGCGTGTAACAACACACGTGATTTCATTAGATGGGCAGAATACCACacaagctgtcagtcacagcctGCTCAGGCCCTGAAGCTCTCACCTTGTTGGCTGCTAGAAAATCCCTCATGGAGATCATCTCCCCAGACATCCGTCGCCCAGTGTCAGTCTCGCTCTCGTTGATGGCGTCTGTCTCGATCGAGGGGTCTCTGCGGGCACGCAGGTGACCCGGGGCCACCACATTCCGTCGGGGGTGCCGATGCGGGTGGTGACCCCTCCTGGGGAAACAGCAGCGGCAGGGGGCCTCGAGCCTCCTCAGCAGCCAGTTGAGGACCTGCTTGATGACGATGGAGATGACGTTGAAGAGGGAGTAGATGCAGCAGACGCCAgtcaggatgaagaagaagTTGCCCAGCCGATACGCGGCCGTGGCGTGGCCCTCGTAGACGACCCGCTGGCTGCTCACCATGTCTCCAAAACCTATGGTGCTGAAGGCCACAAAGCAGAAGTAGAGCGAGTCCAGGTAGCCCCAGCCCTCAGCTGCCGAGTACATGAGCGATGCACAGCAGGACACCAAGATGGCTGCCGCTCCTAGAATGAGCATGACGCAGTAGACCGAAGGCTTCCATCCAGCCAGgtcctctccttttcctcctccaacTCCCCCGGCTCCACTCGCTCTGTTTCCCTCCGAGACCCGCCGGCCGTTTTGCGGGAGCACGGCTTTGTTGTGGCGCCGCTCGTGGCAGGACTTGAGGACGACGGCG
This region includes:
- the kcnk13b gene encoding potassium channel subfamily K member 13b isoform X1, which translates into the protein MACRSGCCCGSGPINEDNARFLLLALFIIIYLLCGAAVFSALEQPKEREAKERWAQRFEHFSQKYNLSKKDLNNFLRNYEEANVAGIRVDTIRPRWDFTGAFYFVGTVVSTIGFGMTTPATIGGKVFLMFYGLLGCAATILFFNLFLERVITVIAVVLKSCHERRHNKAVLPQNGRRVSEGNRASGAGGVGGGKGEDLAGWKPSVYCVMLILGAAAILVSCCASLMYSAAEGWGYLDSLYFCFVAFSTIGFGDMVSSQRVVYEGHATAAYRLGNFFFILTGVCCIYSLFNVISIVIKQVLNWLLRRLEAPCRCCFPRRGHHPHRHPRRNVVAPGHLRARRDPSIETDAINESETDTGRRMSGEMISMRDFLAANKVNLAIMQKQLSEMAIGHPRQSSSSSRQNGFSGGVGALGIMNNRLAETSVDR
- the kcnk13b gene encoding potassium channel subfamily K member 13b isoform X2, with protein sequence MACRSGCCCGSGPINEDNARFLLLALFIIIYLLCGAAVFSALEQPKEREAKERWAQRFEHFSQKYNLSKKDLNNFLRNYEEANVAGIRVDTIRPRWDFTGAFYFVGTVVSTIGFGMTTPATIGGKVFLMFYGLLGCAATILFFNLFLERVITVIAVVLKSCHERRHNKAVLPQNGRRVSEGNRAKDLAGWKPSVYCVMLILGAAAILVSCCASLMYSAAEGWGYLDSLYFCFVAFSTIGFGDMVSSQRVVYEGHATAAYRLGNFFFILTGVCCIYSLFNVISIVIKQVLNWLLRRLEAPCRCCFPRRGHHPHRHPRRNVVAPGHLRARRDPSIETDAINESETDTGRRMSGEMISMRDFLAANKVNLAIMQKQLSEMAIGHPRQSSSSSRQNGFSGGVGALGIMNNRLAETSVDR